Proteins from a single region of Drosophila biarmipes strain raj3 chromosome 3R, RU_DBia_V1.1, whole genome shotgun sequence:
- the LOC108031112 gene encoding uncharacterized protein LOC108031112 encodes MMNYGRKTPSTYRSNPSVYSHATGRSSTNLHSKMSRSTRSVRIPWYQRPLLKNNQYIDIQKGAMLVGLFAIFLSLFTIGTSIFDIYCYAMAAPGSTHYGYYIISYEFVYVGNKHVRNMLIVFSLFSLVLALINLVTSVLLCVALRKEYERKVLPWLWTFAVFTVWRALALIFFAIVNDLYFAYNVIMVLLWTIFCVLCIYGWAVVYSLFLELVDLTKLEDLAHLRMGTMASLHASTANSLAGSRPTTPHSTVSTMPVG; translated from the exons ATGATGAATTACGGCAGGAAAACGCCCTCCACATATCGCTCCAATCCGTCGGTTTACTCCCACGCCACGGGAAG ATCCTCGACGAATTTGCACTCCAAGATGTCCCGATCCACGCGGTCCGTGAGGATTCCCTGGTACCAACGACCGCTGCTCAAAAACAATCAGTACATCGACATACAAAAGGGTGCCATGCTCGTTGGACTGTTTGCCATT TTCCTATCACTCTTCACCATTGGCACGAGTATTTTCGACATCTACTGCTATGCGATGGCCGCGCCAGGATCCACACATTATGGCTACTATATCATATCCTATGAGTTTGTCTATGTGGGCAACAAGCATG TTCGCAACATGCTGATTGTCTTTTCACTATTCTCACTTGTCCTGGCGCTGATAAACCTTGTGACCAGCGTCCTGCTCTGCGTGGCCCTGCGCAAG GAATACGAGCGGAAGGTATTGCCCTGGCTGTGGACCTTTGCCGTCTTCACTGTTTGGCGGGCTTTGGCCCTAATCTTCTTCGCCATTGTCAACGATCTGTACTTTGCCTACAACGTGATTATGGTGCTCCTGTGGACGATTTTCTGTGTGCTGTGCATCTATGGCTGGGCTGTGGTGTACTCCCTGTTCCTGGAACTGGTGGATCTCACCAAACTGGAGGATCTGGCCCATTTACGC ATGGGCACAATGGCTTCGCTGCACGCCTCCACCGCCAATTCACTGGCCGGATCGCGACCAACCACTCCCCACAGCACCGTGTCCACCATGCCCGTGGGCTAA